A stretch of the Tautonia marina genome encodes the following:
- a CDS encoding DUF6263 family protein, whose product MPPRSRVLLRWVPMVCLLLTVPAGAAETLRWKFAEGDTHHYELNQTTVTTAMVQNQEVKTTINQTVDMAWEVDSVNSDGSARVAQTIERVRVSLDSQFASFEYDSQDEAAGEGPAAMLKPVIDALVGSRVVLVMTPRGEVNDVEVPDEMIERLRNAGPGAQALQNLASAEGMKGLIGQSTLILPEEGVEPGTTWTRAVELPTPQGTLALTNTYTLEAEDDSAATIALSMNIDEFKVAPDAPFEMKVEEQSGTGAYTFDTAAGRLSSSEIKQGLRAVISVQDQEITSITDSTATFTRTGD is encoded by the coding sequence ATGCCGCCGCGATCTCGAGTGTTGTTGCGATGGGTTCCGATGGTCTGCCTGCTGCTGACCGTCCCGGCGGGAGCCGCGGAAACCCTGCGCTGGAAGTTCGCCGAAGGGGACACGCACCATTACGAACTGAACCAGACGACCGTCACCACGGCGATGGTCCAGAATCAGGAAGTGAAGACAACGATTAACCAGACGGTGGACATGGCCTGGGAGGTGGACTCGGTCAATTCCGACGGGTCGGCGCGGGTGGCGCAGACGATTGAGCGGGTACGGGTGTCGCTCGATTCTCAGTTCGCCAGTTTCGAATACGACTCGCAAGACGAGGCGGCCGGCGAAGGTCCGGCGGCGATGCTCAAGCCGGTGATCGACGCCCTGGTCGGCTCTCGGGTCGTCCTGGTGATGACTCCTCGCGGCGAGGTCAACGACGTTGAAGTGCCCGACGAGATGATCGAGCGGCTCCGCAATGCCGGACCCGGTGCCCAGGCGCTGCAAAATCTCGCCTCGGCCGAGGGCATGAAGGGCCTGATTGGCCAGTCCACCTTGATCCTGCCCGAGGAGGGGGTCGAGCCCGGCACGACCTGGACCCGAGCGGTCGAGCTGCCCACCCCTCAGGGCACTCTCGCCCTGACCAATACCTACACCCTGGAGGCCGAGGATGATTCGGCCGCGACGATCGCCCTGTCCATGAACATCGATGAGTTCAAGGTGGCCCCCGATGCTCCCTTCGAAATGAAGGTCGAGGAGCAGAGTGGCACCGGCGCGTACACCTTCGACACCGCCGCCGGCCGTCTCAGCTCATCCGAGATCAAGCAAGGGCTTCGGGCGGTCATCAGCGTTCAGGACCAGGAGATCACCTCGATCACCGACTCCACCGCCACCTTCACCCGTACCGGCGACTGA
- a CDS encoding DNA gyrase/topoisomerase IV subunit B, with product MAVGTYNAESITVLEGLEAVRRRPGMYIGGVDKAGLHHLLWEIVDNAIDEVMNGHATRIVVTLSKNGKTCSVSDNGRGIPIDVHAKTGKSALEVIFTTLHAGGKFDNDAYKVAGGLHGVGASVVNALSERLEVQVKRDGHVWTQRYTRGKSLGNVEKGEPARGSGTTVSFTPDPEIFVDAIYDPNLIAERLEVKTYLNKGLSIQFVDERAGTSVEYRHDGGVTDFLDAVNTSREDVRVAASPFVLEREEDDLRLEVALAWTEATDEDIRSFVNTIPTRDGGTHESGLREAVRAAVQKFIKDHELAKKGPEIKAEDIREGLTAVLSVCVREPQFQGQTKGRLNNPEVRALVDSMVRPRLEDFLIKNKSVADAIVHRVIQSAKAREASRAAASQVRRKTAISNRLNLPGKLHDCDSTDPERSELFIVEGDSAGGSAKQGRDRHIQAILPLRGKVLNAEQATKGKLLENKELGDLVSALGCGIDEHFDPARLRYGKVILLTDADSDGHHIATLLLTFFYRHLPGLMDSGRVYLACPPLYKVTYGKENYWAADDRERDAILKKLPKNAKPTITRFKGLGEMPAKLLFETTLDPARRRLLRVSIPDEDRPYTDHTVSDLMGKEPEARFKFIMEEAYSARDIDI from the coding sequence ATGGCCGTTGGAACCTATAATGCCGAATCGATCACCGTCCTGGAGGGGCTCGAAGCCGTCCGGAGGCGGCCGGGCATGTACATCGGCGGGGTGGACAAGGCGGGGCTGCATCACCTGCTCTGGGAGATCGTCGATAACGCGATCGACGAGGTGATGAACGGCCACGCCACGCGGATCGTCGTCACCCTGTCGAAGAACGGGAAGACCTGTTCGGTGTCGGACAATGGGCGCGGCATTCCGATTGATGTTCATGCGAAGACCGGAAAAAGTGCGCTGGAGGTGATCTTCACCACCCTGCACGCCGGTGGCAAGTTCGACAACGACGCCTACAAGGTGGCCGGCGGCTTGCACGGCGTGGGGGCGAGCGTGGTCAACGCATTGAGCGAACGCCTGGAGGTGCAGGTCAAGCGCGATGGGCACGTCTGGACCCAGCGCTACACGCGGGGCAAGTCGCTGGGGAACGTCGAAAAGGGGGAACCGGCTCGGGGGTCGGGCACGACGGTCAGCTTCACGCCCGATCCGGAGATCTTCGTCGATGCGATCTATGACCCGAACCTGATCGCCGAGCGCCTGGAAGTCAAAACGTATTTGAACAAGGGGCTGTCGATCCAGTTCGTGGATGAGCGGGCCGGCACCTCGGTTGAGTATCGCCACGACGGCGGCGTGACCGACTTCCTCGACGCCGTAAACACAAGCCGCGAAGATGTGCGGGTGGCCGCCTCTCCCTTCGTGCTGGAGCGAGAGGAAGACGACCTGCGGCTTGAAGTCGCTCTGGCCTGGACCGAGGCAACGGACGAAGACATCCGCTCGTTTGTGAACACAATTCCGACCCGAGACGGCGGCACGCACGAGTCGGGGCTTCGGGAAGCGGTGCGGGCGGCCGTGCAGAAGTTCATCAAGGATCATGAACTGGCGAAGAAAGGGCCGGAGATCAAGGCCGAGGATATTCGGGAGGGACTGACGGCAGTCCTCTCGGTCTGTGTCCGCGAGCCGCAGTTTCAGGGGCAAACCAAGGGACGCTTGAACAACCCAGAAGTCCGGGCACTCGTCGATTCGATGGTCCGTCCGCGGCTCGAAGACTTTTTGATCAAGAATAAAAGCGTCGCCGATGCGATTGTCCATCGCGTGATCCAGTCGGCCAAGGCCCGCGAGGCGAGCCGGGCCGCCGCCAGTCAGGTGCGGCGGAAGACGGCGATCAGCAATCGGTTGAACCTGCCGGGCAAGCTGCACGATTGTGACAGCACCGATCCCGAGCGTTCCGAGTTGTTCATCGTCGAGGGGGACTCGGCCGGCGGTTCGGCCAAGCAGGGGCGCGACCGGCACATCCAGGCCATTCTCCCGCTGCGCGGCAAGGTCCTGAACGCCGAGCAGGCGACGAAGGGAAAACTGCTGGAAAACAAGGAGCTGGGTGACCTCGTCAGTGCGCTCGGCTGTGGGATCGACGAGCACTTCGACCCCGCTCGCCTGCGATACGGCAAGGTCATCCTCCTGACCGATGCCGACAGCGACGGCCACCACATCGCCACCTTGTTGCTCACGTTCTTTTATCGGCACCTGCCGGGATTAATGGATTCCGGGCGGGTTTATCTCGCCTGCCCTCCGCTCTACAAGGTGACCTACGGCAAGGAGAACTACTGGGCCGCCGACGACCGCGAGCGCGACGCGATCCTGAAGAAGCTGCCGAAGAACGCCAAGCCCACGATCACCCGCTTCAAGGGGCTGGGCGAGATGCCCGCCAAGCTTCTGTTTGAGACCACCCTCGACCCGGCCCGCCGCCGCTTGCTCCGCGTCTCCATTCCTGATGAAGACCGGCCGTACACCGATCACACCGTCTCCGACCTGATGGGCAAGGAGCCGGAGGCCCGGTTCAAGTTCATCATGGAAGAAGCGTACTCGGCGCGGGATATTGATATCTAG
- a CDS encoding ligase-associated DNA damage response exonuclease: MNPSDAVLQLTRSGLYCPAGDFFIDPWSPVDRAVITHAHADHARWGSQRYLSSREGAGVLRVRVGDEPIIDSLDYGQSTELNGVRVSLHPAGHILGSSQVRVEHKGQVWVVSGDYKVGPDTTCSTFDPVRCHVFITESTFGLPIYRWPEQAEVFESINAWWRKNADEGKISLLYAYALGKAQRLLSGLDPSIGPIFCHGAVEKLNAAYRAGDVPLPPTQYAGTATNRSAWARGIVVAPPSAHGTPWSRKFSPSSSAFASGWMTIRGTRRRRAVDRGFVLSDHADWPGLLSAIDATGADTVWATHGYSAVLVRWLREHGKDAEIVATRFVGEGDIDGDDEEGPGRESVERS, from the coding sequence ATGAACCCCTCCGACGCCGTCCTTCAGCTCACTCGATCCGGCCTGTATTGCCCTGCCGGCGACTTCTTCATCGACCCGTGGTCGCCCGTCGATCGAGCCGTGATCACCCATGCGCACGCCGATCATGCGCGCTGGGGATCGCAACGCTACCTCTCCTCTCGCGAAGGGGCCGGGGTGCTTCGCGTTCGGGTCGGCGATGAGCCGATCATCGACTCATTGGACTACGGGCAATCGACCGAGCTGAACGGCGTGCGCGTCTCACTCCACCCGGCGGGGCACATTCTCGGATCGAGCCAGGTGAGGGTCGAGCACAAGGGGCAGGTCTGGGTCGTCTCCGGCGACTACAAGGTCGGCCCCGATACGACGTGCTCGACGTTCGATCCTGTGCGCTGTCATGTCTTCATCACCGAATCAACGTTCGGGTTGCCCATCTACCGCTGGCCCGAACAGGCCGAGGTCTTTGAATCCATCAACGCCTGGTGGCGCAAAAACGCCGATGAGGGGAAAATCTCCCTGCTTTATGCCTATGCACTGGGGAAAGCCCAGCGGCTGCTCTCGGGCCTTGATCCCTCCATCGGCCCCATTTTCTGCCACGGCGCTGTCGAGAAGCTGAACGCCGCCTACCGGGCGGGGGATGTCCCTCTGCCGCCCACCCAGTACGCCGGCACCGCAACCAACCGTTCTGCCTGGGCTCGGGGGATCGTCGTCGCGCCCCCCTCGGCGCACGGGACTCCCTGGTCACGCAAGTTCAGCCCCTCGTCCTCGGCTTTCGCCTCCGGCTGGATGACCATCCGGGGGACGAGACGCCGACGCGCCGTCGATCGCGGCTTCGTCCTCTCCGACCACGCCGACTGGCCCGGCCTGCTCAGCGCCATCGACGCCACTGGCGCCGACACCGTCTGGGCCACTCACGGCTATTCCGCCGTCCTCGTCCGCTGGCTCCGTGAGCACGGCAAAGACGCCGAGATCGTCGCCACGCGGTTCGTCGGGGAAGGGGACATTGATGGGGATGATGAGGAAGGACCGGGTCGAGAATCGGTCGAACGCTCGTGA
- a CDS encoding DNA gyrase/topoisomerase IV subunit A, producing the protein MARKRQLNRGAQGDGAGRNEVIEVVPLAEATRERYLNYALSVITSRALPDVRDGLKPVQRRILYAMWADLRVSSDSRYVKSAAVVGEVMKSYHPHGDQSIYDAQVRMAQSFSLRYPLIEGYGNFGSIDGDPPAAMRYTECRLMPIATELLSELRDGTVDFRPNYASTADEPIVLPAQIPNLLVNGASGIAVGMATNIPPHNLKEVCNALVALLDNNRDVPVEKLLKHIQGPDFPTGGVILNSGDEIRQIYATGQGTIKLRGTYETDPKNPNRIVITSIPYGVEKDPLVLRIGDLIGRGQVPQLTNVKDLSTDDIRIVLDLKPGANADAALAYLFKNTPLQNNFNVNLTCLQPAAEAEVAVPARLDLKSILVHFLDFRMQVVTRRLQHELDAVLRRIHILEGFAIVFNNLDEAIAIIRASDGKADAAPKLIERFDLSELQADAVLETKLYRLGKLEIQDILDELEERRARAAELQALLADESARWGLIREELKAIAKKYGDPRRTMIEGPVETVEFREEDYIVDEDAWVIVTRDGWVKRQKSFTDVASIRVRDEDRVGWVFRCRARQTLTLFTTRGVAYTLRVNDIAMTTGHGEPIQRQFAFEDQEAIVGVVCHDPRCLPSPKAPTSKNGKARQGYLDADLQPGSSNGDGHGSTNGDGKSSPPPYGVAVTAGGKTLRFSLSYVAPVSTKKGRGIVRLDASYPDDAVIGVEASDGSEKVCLVTRSARILVFPVDEANVVSGVAKGVSAIRLDAKDRVLGFTLAGAKGDGLEVRTSRGAVQSLRASKYPVTSRGGKGYAIMQRGSIAEVVLPEATPVPPMDQVDQERS; encoded by the coding sequence ATGGCCCGAAAACGGCAATTGAATCGAGGAGCCCAGGGCGACGGAGCCGGGCGCAACGAGGTGATCGAGGTGGTTCCCCTGGCCGAGGCGACCAGGGAACGGTACCTGAATTACGCCCTGAGCGTGATCACATCGAGGGCCTTGCCCGACGTGCGCGACGGCCTGAAGCCGGTCCAGCGGCGCATTTTGTACGCGATGTGGGCCGATCTGCGGGTGTCGAGCGACAGCCGGTACGTCAAGAGCGCGGCGGTCGTGGGCGAGGTGATGAAAAGCTATCACCCGCACGGCGACCAGTCGATCTACGACGCCCAGGTGCGGATGGCGCAGTCGTTCAGCCTGCGGTATCCCTTGATTGAAGGCTACGGCAACTTCGGCTCGATCGACGGCGACCCGCCGGCCGCGATGCGGTACACCGAATGCCGTTTGATGCCGATTGCCACCGAACTGCTCAGCGAGCTGCGCGACGGGACGGTCGATTTCCGGCCGAATTACGCCTCGACGGCCGATGAGCCGATCGTCCTGCCCGCGCAGATCCCGAACCTACTGGTCAACGGGGCGTCGGGCATTGCCGTGGGCATGGCGACGAACATCCCGCCGCACAACCTGAAGGAAGTCTGCAACGCGCTTGTCGCCCTGCTCGACAATAATCGCGACGTGCCGGTCGAGAAGCTGCTCAAGCATATCCAGGGGCCGGACTTCCCGACCGGCGGCGTGATCTTGAACAGCGGCGACGAGATCCGGCAGATCTACGCCACCGGTCAGGGAACGATCAAGCTGCGCGGGACGTACGAAACCGATCCAAAGAACCCGAACCGGATCGTCATCACGTCGATTCCGTACGGGGTCGAGAAGGACCCGCTCGTCCTGCGGATCGGCGACCTGATCGGCCGGGGCCAGGTGCCGCAACTGACGAACGTGAAGGACCTGAGCACGGATGACATCCGGATCGTCCTCGACCTGAAGCCCGGGGCGAACGCCGACGCGGCCCTCGCGTACCTGTTCAAGAACACGCCGCTGCAGAACAACTTCAACGTCAACCTGACCTGCCTGCAGCCGGCCGCCGAGGCCGAGGTGGCGGTGCCGGCCCGGCTCGATTTGAAGTCGATCCTGGTCCACTTCCTCGACTTCCGGATGCAGGTGGTGACCCGTCGGCTCCAGCACGAGCTGGACGCGGTCTTGCGACGCATTCACATCCTGGAAGGCTTTGCGATCGTCTTCAACAACCTGGATGAGGCGATCGCCATCATCCGGGCGAGCGACGGCAAGGCAGACGCCGCGCCGAAGTTGATCGAGCGGTTCGACCTCTCGGAGCTTCAGGCCGACGCCGTGCTGGAGACGAAGCTTTACCGTCTGGGCAAGCTGGAAATTCAGGACATTCTTGACGAGCTGGAGGAGCGGCGCGCCCGGGCCGCCGAGCTGCAAGCGTTGCTGGCCGACGAGTCGGCCCGCTGGGGATTGATCCGGGAGGAATTGAAGGCGATTGCCAAGAAATACGGCGACCCGCGCCGGACGATGATCGAAGGGCCGGTCGAGACGGTCGAATTCCGCGAGGAAGACTACATCGTCGACGAGGACGCCTGGGTGATCGTCACCCGAGACGGCTGGGTGAAGCGGCAGAAGTCGTTTACCGACGTGGCGAGCATCCGGGTGAGGGATGAGGACCGCGTAGGCTGGGTCTTCCGTTGCCGGGCCCGACAAACGCTCACGCTCTTCACAACCCGAGGGGTGGCCTACACGCTCCGCGTCAACGACATCGCCATGACCACCGGCCACGGCGAGCCCATCCAGCGGCAATTCGCCTTCGAGGACCAGGAGGCGATCGTCGGCGTCGTGTGTCACGACCCGAGGTGCCTGCCCTCGCCCAAGGCCCCAACGTCGAAGAACGGCAAGGCCCGCCAGGGGTATCTCGACGCCGACTTGCAGCCCGGCAGCAGCAACGGCGACGGCCACGGCTCGACCAACGGCGACGGCAAGTCCTCCCCGCCGCCGTATGGCGTGGCGGTGACGGCCGGGGGGAAGACGTTGCGGTTCTCGCTCAGTTATGTGGCTCCCGTGTCGACCAAGAAGGGGCGCGGAATTGTCCGGCTCGACGCGAGCTATCCTGATGATGCGGTGATCGGGGTCGAGGCGTCGGACGGATCGGAAAAGGTGTGCCTGGTCACACGATCGGCCCGCATTTTGGTCTTCCCGGTCGATGAGGCAAACGTGGTTTCCGGGGTGGCCAAGGGGGTGAGTGCGATTCGGCTTGATGCCAAGGACCGCGTGCTTGGCTTCACCCTGGCCGGGGCGAAGGGAGACGGCCTGGAGGTCCGCACCAGCCGAGGGGCGGTGCAATCGCTGCGGGCGTCGAAGTATCCCGTCACCAGTCGAGGCGGTAAGGGGTACGCGATCATGCAGCGGGGGTCGATCGCCGAGGTCGTCTTGCCCGAAGCGACCCCCGTGCCGCCGATGGATCAGGTGGATCAGGAGCGTTCGTGA
- a CDS encoding putative Ig domain-containing protein, producing the protein MTSIRQFPGTWAPLAQRRRQDRPRRKPIAGTLEFLEARELLAVSLVTVGGTFDDLEFRAREGIRTVDRDQISLTDQSFPIEVDHAFDVDRTIFPTGDARGMLMGTTTFDPGGGLAELDLTLGVSGAGLDAPGIVESVANGSFGVVLDVSESVEVRIVTDIDAPLGSSYNRGIITFGGPYPPDGLDGLPPVFFTASSIARVPDRDETLVLDEPGIYQLTLQVQTDVRFSLPQSATSRVTLTINPTQAPELDPIGGQAVDVDETLEFFATATGAPGSTLTYSLGTDAVAGMAIDPNTGLFQWSPSVAGTFPVTVVVTDNEGLTDSETITITVDDPRAFHWTNDAGGSFDEPANWDRNAVPGILDVAYFQVPAAYTVQVGDRLVERVVLGGEPSSPVPTGIVTFVESLLRAQSTDETKPGVVVDNGWFVLQDGSVSSNFATIGLGAASEATLTGETSIFQVDGLLVVGGGGEAELNVEEKAFVNAKQILIGNATNGAPGTMNVKGPETVVELAFLTVGRTSDGTLTIEDGARVEIDASHFPDLDANDFLSTRFAIGEEGSRGVVIVRGVDVATRTPSTLTWVGGGIGGIGVSNNPAARGELRIEDGGSVVLTELLGVGVGAGTGAIVVRGLYDPDPAIFDDELRSTLEVNDLGPFGLGEGRLNFGAGGGPASLLVEDFGHVSSLRSQVGAEGGQVATAVLRSGGEWEVEEELSVGGVVGTTITIEELSILRLGDADASALDDDADILKEILKVGAPAARGSFGGRIHVNGGGLFSGPHEIQVGEEGNGEILIENGGSLDGAFRLIIGDLTEGANMGRVIVQGGRQIGSTFVSSEIEMDDPDEFSFIEVQDGGELRVQRGGSVFSETVNVTGREGEPATPLLVIDRIGPSEQNTQVVAPTVYVGKLNFFGLEGEGTGRIVLRNGGILAVQPPNFQPGLSLLDVSDNGVLDFRGGAVIVGQGQELTLGRLRITSQGNLKGDGTLIGPDPTVEGSGVNNFAGTVSPGNSPGVLTIQGNYTQGPEGTLEIEVAGPGAGTQYDQLVVTGNAVIDGTLRLVFLDGYVPQDGESFTFLVSEGIQGAFREVSVEGLAPGQAASVEIGPEGGLMVRVDGDGTPTATVVNLQRYGFHAQPTLLVLSFDQALDAASAENRSAYRLIHPGRDGQAQTADDRVIPIRDARYDPANRTVTLQTMTLLPLHARHVLVVDGGPAGVRDTTGNLLDGDGDGQGGGDHVVAFGREILAGANRSGRMVPLPRFQRTLPTLRANAPSPPRPSPALAAWLARRATPADASPTMRSALLQASQRPTRARPAWSDWIARSGQTPLPADPRSLGLALRAWLRHGR; encoded by the coding sequence ATGACCAGCATTCGTCAATTCCCGGGCACATGGGCTCCCCTCGCTCAGCGCAGACGGCAGGACCGGCCACGACGGAAGCCGATCGCGGGCACGCTGGAATTCCTGGAAGCCCGGGAACTGCTGGCCGTCAGCCTGGTCACGGTGGGGGGGACGTTCGATGATCTCGAATTCCGGGCGCGGGAAGGAATTCGGACGGTCGATCGCGACCAGATCTCGCTGACCGATCAGTCCTTTCCGATCGAGGTCGACCACGCCTTCGACGTTGACCGGACCATCTTTCCCACCGGCGACGCCAGGGGGATGTTGATGGGCACCACGACCTTCGACCCCGGTGGGGGCCTCGCGGAGCTCGACCTCACGCTCGGAGTTTCCGGCGCGGGCCTGGATGCTCCCGGGATCGTCGAGTCGGTGGCGAACGGCTCCTTTGGGGTTGTGCTCGACGTTTCCGAGAGCGTCGAGGTGCGGATTGTGACCGACATCGATGCCCCGCTCGGTTCGTCCTACAACCGGGGCATCATCACCTTCGGCGGCCCCTATCCTCCCGACGGCCTCGACGGCTTGCCTCCCGTCTTCTTCACAGCTTCGAGTATTGCCAGGGTTCCCGACCGGGACGAGACGTTGGTCCTCGACGAGCCCGGAATCTACCAGCTCACCCTGCAAGTGCAAACCGATGTGCGATTCTCGCTCCCGCAATCTGCCACGTCCCGGGTAACGCTCACGATCAACCCGACACAGGCTCCGGAACTCGACCCGATCGGTGGGCAAGCCGTCGACGTGGACGAGACGCTCGAATTCTTCGCTACGGCGACCGGCGCGCCGGGATCGACCCTCACCTACAGCCTGGGCACCGACGCCGTCGCCGGCATGGCGATCGACCCGAACACCGGGCTGTTCCAGTGGTCGCCGAGCGTCGCGGGGACATTCCCCGTCACGGTCGTCGTGACCGACAACGAGGGCCTGACCGACTCGGAGACGATCACGATCACTGTCGACGACCCGAGGGCCTTCCACTGGACCAACGACGCCGGGGGGAGCTTCGACGAGCCGGCCAACTGGGACCGCAACGCGGTGCCGGGCATCCTCGATGTGGCCTATTTCCAGGTCCCCGCCGCGTACACCGTCCAGGTCGGCGATCGGCTGGTGGAGCGGGTCGTCCTCGGCGGCGAGCCGTCGTCACCCGTGCCAACGGGAATCGTGACGTTCGTCGAGTCGTTGCTGCGCGCCCAGTCGACCGACGAGACAAAGCCCGGCGTCGTGGTCGACAACGGCTGGTTCGTGCTGCAGGACGGCTCGGTGTCGAGCAACTTCGCCACGATCGGCCTCGGCGCGGCGTCGGAGGCGACCCTCACGGGCGAGACGTCGATCTTCCAGGTCGATGGCCTGCTCGTCGTCGGCGGCGGGGGGGAGGCCGAGTTGAACGTCGAGGAAAAGGCCTTCGTCAACGCCAAGCAGATCCTGATCGGCAATGCCACCAACGGCGCCCCCGGCACGATGAACGTCAAGGGGCCCGAGACCGTGGTCGAGCTGGCTTTCCTCACTGTCGGGCGGACCAGCGACGGTACGCTGACCATCGAGGACGGGGCGCGGGTCGAGATCGATGCATCCCATTTCCCCGACCTCGACGCGAACGACTTCCTGAGCACCCGGTTCGCGATCGGCGAGGAGGGCTCGCGCGGGGTCGTCATCGTCCGCGGCGTCGATGTCGCGACCCGCACCCCCTCGACGCTGACGTGGGTCGGGGGCGGCATCGGCGGGATCGGGGTGAGCAACAACCCCGCGGCGCGGGGCGAGCTGCGGATCGAGGACGGTGGGAGCGTGGTCCTGACCGAGCTGCTGGGCGTGGGGGTCGGCGCAGGCACGGGGGCGATCGTCGTTCGCGGCCTTTATGACCCTGATCCGGCGATCTTCGACGACGAACTGCGCTCCACGCTGGAGGTCAACGACCTTGGACCCTTCGGCCTCGGCGAGGGCCGCCTGAACTTCGGCGCGGGCGGGGGCCCGGCGAGCCTGCTGGTCGAGGATTTCGGCCATGTCAGCTCCCTGAGGAGTCAAGTCGGCGCCGAGGGCGGCCAGGTCGCCACGGCGGTGCTTCGGTCGGGCGGCGAGTGGGAGGTCGAGGAGGAGCTGAGCGTCGGCGGGGTGGTGGGGACGACTATCACGATCGAGGAACTTTCGATCCTCCGGCTGGGTGACGCCGACGCGAGCGCTCTGGATGACGACGCGGACATCTTGAAGGAGATCCTCAAGGTCGGGGCACCTGCCGCCCGGGGCAGCTTCGGCGGCCGGATCCACGTCAATGGCGGCGGCCTCTTCTCGGGGCCTCATGAGATCCAGGTGGGCGAGGAGGGCAATGGCGAGATCCTGATCGAGAACGGCGGGAGCCTCGACGGGGCGTTCAGGCTCATCATCGGCGACCTGACCGAGGGGGCCAACATGGGCCGGGTGATCGTGCAAGGTGGCCGCCAGATCGGGTCCACCTTCGTTTCCTCCGAAATCGAGATGGACGACCCCGACGAGTTCTCGTTCATCGAGGTGCAGGACGGCGGCGAGTTGCGGGTCCAGCGCGGAGGCTCGGTTTTCTCGGAGACCGTGAACGTGACCGGCCGCGAGGGGGAGCCGGCGACGCCCCTTCTGGTGATCGACCGGATCGGGCCGAGCGAGCAGAATACTCAGGTCGTCGCGCCGACCGTGTACGTGGGCAAGCTGAACTTTTTCGGCCTCGAAGGGGAGGGGACCGGGCGGATCGTGCTGCGGAACGGCGGGATCCTCGCGGTGCAGCCCCCCAATTTCCAGCCTGGCCTGTCACTCCTGGATGTCAGCGACAACGGCGTACTCGACTTCCGAGGCGGCGCCGTGATCGTCGGCCAGGGGCAGGAACTTACCCTGGGCCGCCTGAGGATCACCAGCCAGGGGAATCTGAAGGGAGACGGCACGCTGATCGGCCCCGACCCAACCGTCGAAGGAAGCGGCGTCAACAACTTCGCCGGCACCGTCTCGCCCGGCAACTCCCCCGGCGTGCTCACGATCCAGGGGAACTACACTCAGGGGCCCGAGGGGACGCTGGAAATCGAGGTTGCTGGGCCGGGGGCCGGGACGCAGTACGACCAGCTCGTCGTGACCGGCAACGCCGTGATCGACGGGACGTTGCGGCTTGTCTTCCTCGACGGTTATGTGCCCCAGGACGGGGAGAGCTTCACTTTCCTGGTCAGCGAAGGGATCCAGGGCGCGTTCCGCGAGGTGAGCGTCGAAGGGCTTGCGCCCGGCCAGGCGGCCTCGGTCGAGATCGGCCCGGAGGGCGGGCTGATGGTCCGCGTCGACGGAGACGGTACGCCGACAGCAACGGTGGTCAACCTACAGCGTTATGGGTTCCACGCTCAGCCGACCCTCCTGGTGCTGAGCTTCGACCAGGCGCTCGACGCGGCTAGCGCTGAGAATCGATCGGCCTATCGCCTGATTCACCCCGGACGCGACGGCCAGGCGCAGACGGCCGATGATCGCGTCATCCCGATCCGAGACGCCCGCTACGACCCGGCGAACCGGACCGTCACCCTGCAGACGATGACCCTCCTGCCCCTGCATGCCCGGCATGTGCTGGTCGTCGACGGAGGTCCGGCGGGAGTCCGGGACACGACCGGCAACCTACTCGACGGCGACGGCGACGGGCAAGGCGGGGGGGATCATGTCGTCGCGTTCGGGCGGGAGATCCTCGCCGGGGCGAACCGCTCGGGCCGGATGGTCCCGCTGCCGCGTTTCCAGAGGACCCTGCCGACCCTGCGGGCGAACGCCCCCTCCCCGCCGCGACCGAGCCCGGCCCTGGCGGCCTGGCTCGCGCGTCGGGCGACCCCGGCAGACGCCTCGCCGACCATGCGATCGGCCCTGCTGCAAGCGTCCCAGCGCCCGACGCGGGCCCGTCCGGCGTGGAGCGATTGGATCGCACGATCGGGGCAGACGCCCCTCCCTGCGGACCCCCGATCCCTCGGGCTGGCGTTGCGAGCCTGGCTTCGCCACGGGCGATAA